One window from the genome of Halostella litorea encodes:
- the menC gene encoding o-succinylbenzoate synthase — MRLDRRDFALPLSDPLRTARGEMATRTGVLVRVADDGNRGLGEASPLPGWTEPLSDCRTALARAERALQRGPDAALAAVDAPAARHGLSLALADLRAADAGVPLYRYLGDDAAVTDVPVNATVGDAPPEETAAEAADAVADGVDCVKVKVGARDVDEDVRRLRAVRDAVGPGVELRADANGAWDRAAAERALDAFADVGVEFVEQPLPADDLSGLAALRGGPVGVAADESLAATGVDAVLDAGAADALILKPMALGGVDRARDAALRAREAGVTPVVTTTVDAVVARTAAVHLAASLAPVPPCGLATGGRLERDLTADPAPVRDGTIHVPQLPGIGTTGAWSS; from the coding sequence ATGCGGCTGGACCGCCGCGACTTCGCGCTCCCGCTCTCCGATCCCCTGCGCACCGCCCGCGGGGAGATGGCGACGCGCACGGGCGTCCTCGTCCGGGTTGCGGACGACGGCAACCGGGGGCTGGGCGAGGCGTCGCCGCTCCCGGGCTGGACTGAGCCGCTCTCGGACTGCCGGACGGCGCTTGCCCGCGCCGAGCGGGCGCTCCAGCGCGGCCCCGACGCCGCGCTCGCCGCCGTCGACGCGCCGGCCGCGCGCCACGGCCTCTCGCTGGCGCTCGCGGACCTGCGGGCCGCCGACGCCGGCGTGCCGCTGTACCGCTACCTCGGCGACGACGCGGCCGTCACGGACGTGCCGGTCAACGCGACCGTCGGCGACGCGCCGCCCGAGGAGACGGCGGCGGAGGCGGCCGACGCGGTCGCCGACGGCGTCGACTGCGTGAAGGTGAAGGTCGGCGCCCGGGACGTCGACGAGGACGTCCGACGGCTCCGGGCGGTCCGGGACGCGGTCGGCCCCGGCGTGGAACTCCGGGCCGACGCGAACGGCGCGTGGGACCGGGCGGCGGCCGAGCGGGCGCTGGACGCGTTCGCGGACGTCGGCGTCGAGTTCGTCGAACAGCCGCTGCCCGCCGACGACCTGTCGGGGCTGGCGGCGCTCCGCGGCGGCCCGGTCGGCGTGGCGGCCGACGAGAGCCTCGCCGCGACCGGTGTCGACGCCGTCCTCGACGCCGGGGCGGCGGACGCGCTGATACTCAAGCCGATGGCGCTGGGCGGGGTCGACCGCGCCCGTGACGCCGCGCTCCGGGCGCGGGAGGCGGGGGTCACGCCGGTGGTCACGACGACCGTCGACGCCGTGGTCGCGCGGACCGCCGCGGTCCACCTCGCGGCGTCGCTCGCGCCCGTCCCGCCCTGCGGGCTGGCGACGGGCGGCCGGCTGGAACGGGACCTCACCGCTGACCCCGCGCCGGTTCGCGACGGGACGATACACGTGCCGCAACTGCCGGGGATCGGCACCACGGGGGCGTGGTCGTCGTGA
- the menE gene encoding o-succinylbenzoate--CoA ligase, with product MTWRLRDPVARQAESAPDATAVVVHESDEALSYAELDRAVGETAGRIAALGVGEGDQVGVLMDSRLAFVRLVHATARLGATLVPLNVRLTTAELEAQLDRLDVRLLVCERDTERTALDIAGETPVASVDASPEAAAVTDERLGALGGVEPDPVDPVARGLDDPACILSTSGTGGRPKPVVLTVGNLLANAAGSAFRLGVLPDDRWFDPLPMYHMGGLAPVVRSATYGTTVVVQREFEAGATADALAERDATAVSLVPTMLRRMLDERGDLTDTLRFVLLGGAPAPDALVERCADLGVPVCPTYGMTEAASQIATATPAEAADHVGTVGRPLSVTDVTVVDESGSPCPPGEVGELVVDGPTVTPGYYGDPETTAEAFGEHGLRTGDLAYVDDDGRLWVLNRREDRIVTGGENVDPGEVATAIRDHPAVEDVAVVGLDDPEWGERVAALVVADCSERSIREFCAGRLAGFKHPKTVGFADEIPRTASGTVDRDAVRERLRSAER from the coding sequence GTGACCTGGCGGCTCCGCGACCCGGTGGCCCGGCAGGCCGAGAGCGCGCCGGACGCGACCGCCGTCGTCGTCCACGAGTCCGACGAGGCGCTGAGCTACGCCGAACTGGACCGCGCGGTCGGGGAGACGGCCGGCCGCATCGCCGCGCTGGGGGTCGGCGAGGGCGACCAGGTCGGCGTCCTCATGGACTCCCGGCTCGCGTTTGTCCGGCTAGTCCACGCGACGGCCCGCCTCGGCGCGACGCTGGTGCCGCTGAACGTCCGGCTGACGACCGCCGAACTCGAGGCGCAACTCGACCGGCTTGACGTCCGGCTGCTCGTCTGCGAGCGCGACACCGAGCGGACGGCGCTCGACATCGCCGGGGAGACGCCGGTCGCGTCCGTCGACGCCTCGCCCGAGGCGGCCGCCGTGACCGACGAGCGCCTCGGCGCGCTGGGCGGGGTCGAACCCGACCCCGTCGACCCGGTCGCGCGGGGACTCGACGACCCGGCCTGCATCCTCTCGACGTCCGGGACCGGCGGGCGGCCGAAGCCGGTCGTGCTCACCGTCGGCAACCTGCTCGCCAACGCCGCGGGGTCGGCGTTCCGCCTCGGCGTGCTGCCGGACGACCGCTGGTTCGACCCGCTCCCGATGTACCACATGGGCGGGCTCGCGCCGGTGGTCCGGTCGGCGACGTACGGGACGACCGTCGTCGTGCAGCGCGAGTTCGAGGCGGGGGCGACGGCCGACGCGCTGGCCGAGCGCGACGCGACGGCCGTGTCGCTCGTCCCGACGATGCTCCGCCGGATGCTCGACGAACGGGGCGATCTGACCGACACCCTGCGGTTCGTCCTGCTGGGCGGTGCGCCCGCCCCGGACGCGCTGGTCGAGCGCTGTGCCGATCTGGGCGTCCCGGTGTGTCCCACCTACGGGATGACCGAGGCGGCCTCACAGATCGCCACGGCGACGCCCGCGGAGGCCGCCGACCACGTCGGCACGGTCGGCCGCCCGCTCTCGGTGACCGACGTGACGGTCGTCGACGAGTCCGGGTCGCCGTGCCCGCCGGGCGAGGTCGGCGAACTCGTGGTCGACGGGCCGACTGTGACGCCGGGCTACTACGGCGACCCCGAGACCACCGCCGAGGCGTTCGGCGAGCACGGCCTCCGCACCGGCGACCTGGCGTACGTCGACGACGACGGCCGCCTCTGGGTGCTCAACCGCCGCGAGGACCGGATCGTCACCGGCGGCGAGAACGTCGACCCCGGCGAGGTCGCGACCGCGATCCGCGACCACCCGGCGGTCGAGGACGTCGCCGTCGTCGGCCTCGACGACCCCGAGTGGGGCGAGCGCGTCGCCGCGCTCGTCGTCGCCGACTGCTCGGAGCGCTCGATCCGCGAGTTCTGCGCCGGGCGGCTCGCCGGCTTCAAACACCCGAAGACCGTCGGCTTCGCGGACGAGATACCGCGGACCGCCTCCGGCACCGTCGACCGCGACGCCGTCCGCGAGCGCCTGCGTTCGGCCGAGCGCTGA
- a CDS encoding NRDE family protein produces the protein MCTLTLAWRVFEDAPVVAAANRDELVDRPSEPPEVVEDDPRVVAPRDAEAGGTWIGYNEHGLLVAVTNRWTDADLAGDRSRGLLVRDALRHGSAESAARFVERETDAREFDGFNLVLADADAALLFEWDGTLRFSRLEPGVHVVVNVGADGRFDVPEARPDAGRDQADNARGVRTALTPEPGETAEGWLDRAADVLGDHEYGVCVHGDGFGTRSSSLILLGEDGARYRFADGPPCETAFREVRPEGQI, from the coding sequence GTGTGCACGCTCACCCTCGCGTGGCGGGTGTTCGAGGACGCCCCGGTCGTCGCGGCCGCGAACCGCGACGAACTGGTCGACCGGCCCTCGGAGCCGCCCGAAGTCGTCGAGGACGACCCCCGCGTCGTCGCCCCGCGCGACGCCGAAGCGGGCGGCACGTGGATCGGCTACAACGAGCACGGCCTGCTGGTCGCGGTGACGAACCGCTGGACTGACGCCGACCTCGCCGGCGACCGCTCGCGCGGCCTGCTCGTCCGCGACGCGCTCCGGCACGGCTCCGCGGAGTCGGCCGCCCGCTTCGTCGAGCGCGAGACCGACGCCCGCGAGTTCGACGGGTTCAACCTCGTGCTGGCCGACGCGGACGCCGCCCTGCTGTTCGAGTGGGACGGCACGCTTCGCTTCTCGCGGCTCGAACCGGGCGTCCACGTCGTCGTCAACGTCGGCGCGGACGGGCGCTTCGACGTGCCCGAGGCCCGCCCGGACGCGGGCCGCGACCAGGCCGACAACGCACGCGGGGTCCGGACGGCGCTGACGCCGGAGCCGGGCGAGACGGCCGAGGGCTGGCTCGACCGCGCGGCCGACGTGCTCGGCGACCACGAGTACGGCGTCTGCGTCCACGGCGACGGCTTCGGCACCCGGTCGTCGTCGCTGATCCTGCTGGGCGAGGACGGCGCTCGCTACCGCTTCGCGGACGGGCCGCCCTGCGAGACGGCGTTCCGCGAGGTCCGGCCCGAAGGGCAGATTTAA
- a CDS encoding helix-turn-helix transcriptional regulator — translation MSASATDEELSEKEWEALELVRETGGIHQSEFWKELDVNSRKGSRIAESLVEKGLVQREETVYDGHNTYLISPTARDLDFSLLMAGDMLSPFIGEEEVNANSDAFSQWIMNLAYEE, via the coding sequence GTGAGCGCGTCCGCGACCGACGAGGAGCTCAGCGAGAAGGAGTGGGAGGCGCTGGAGCTGGTCCGCGAGACGGGCGGCATCCACCAGAGCGAGTTCTGGAAGGAACTGGACGTCAACTCCCGCAAGGGGAGCCGCATCGCCGAGTCGCTCGTCGAGAAGGGGCTGGTCCAGCGCGAGGAGACGGTGTACGACGGCCACAACACCTACCTCATCTCGCCGACCGCCCGCGACCTGGACTTCTCGCTTCTGATGGCCGGGGACATGCTCTCGCCGTTCATCGGCGAGGAGGAGGTCAACGCCAACAGCGACGCCTTCTCGCAGTGGATCATGAACCTGGCCTACGAGGAGTAA
- a CDS encoding heavy-metal-associated domain-containing protein, translated as MAEASAEFTVRGVESADEAARIEAELAEVDGVMGSTVDPDGGAAEVHFDVDLLAEERIRATVRELGYEVE; from the coding sequence ATGGCAGAAGCCAGCGCGGAGTTCACGGTACGGGGGGTCGAGTCCGCGGACGAGGCGGCGCGCATCGAGGCGGAACTGGCGGAGGTAGACGGAGTGATGGGTTCGACCGTCGACCCGGACGGCGGCGCGGCCGAGGTGCACTTCGACGTGGACCTGCTCGCCGAGGAGCGGATCAGGGCCACCGTTCGGGAGCTAGGCTACGAGGTGGAGTGA
- a CDS encoding helix-turn-helix domain-containing protein, producing the protein MSRPDAAAGGVDRERERLNVVTQETRFALLQDVLGHPSGLPTLRELDYVNPSKSDSTIRQHLTALMEVGVVERVELPPERRSRDLPHVFYGLTDDGRKFLDRHGLLRAEDTLREAYDAVEKTDGIERYESAPRPER; encoded by the coding sequence ATGAGCCGACCCGACGCGGCGGCCGGCGGGGTCGACCGGGAGCGCGAGCGCCTGAACGTCGTCACGCAGGAGACGCGGTTCGCGCTCCTGCAGGACGTGCTCGGCCACCCCAGCGGGCTGCCGACGCTCCGCGAACTCGACTACGTGAACCCGAGCAAGAGCGACTCGACCATCCGCCAACACCTGACGGCGCTGATGGAGGTCGGCGTCGTCGAGCGGGTCGAACTCCCGCCCGAGCGCCGGAGCCGGGACTTGCCACACGTGTTCTACGGGCTGACCGACGACGGCCGGAAGTTCCTCGACCGCCACGGCCTGCTCCGTGCCGAGGACACCCTGCGCGAGGCGTACGACGCCGTCGAGAAGACCGACGGGATCGAACGCTACGAGTCGGCCCCGCGGCCCGAGCGCTGA
- a CDS encoding PAS domain-containing protein, whose translation MTDEEPTAPEILDRVADAFFALDDAWRFTYLNDRARELLDRDGEGLRGRVIWDVFPETADTPFPNQFHHAMDEGEDVAFETFYNPIGTWFEVRAYPSDTGLSVYLRDVSERKRRETEADQHAAIVEAVHDGVVTVNADDEIAYVNRAVEATFGVPRDRLVGTPVAALHRVATIDEGSTAALVDALSALRAGEDGERRVEATFEMADESTHVGEVRLVRIPGTDGGGVAGVIRDVTDRREYERVVTSLHGVTRQLYEADTPEEVCAVTVHTASELLDMPVSGVWLLDEERGHLDPVAATAGAHELIGGLPRFGRNEGLVWEAYHGGESALYDDVRAATDVYNPDTPIRSEIIAPIGDHGVLMTGARTVGAFDERDRELAEILAAQAELELDRAERERLLSERETAITRQSERLTALRELLDGEVGDEVDAALSAIEGAVLDPERAAEVQSALARADRLVDDAAELSTARTALGPRTTVNVADAIAAAGENVVDDETVPVAGLSLTADDDATLRADRDRLVKLFEALFRWSPDGRRADVRVGLLASAKARSVADGGYPSGFFVERADASAEWDGERITDPTTGPVGPSIAREIARAHGWEFSTATTPAGTLRFEVSGVTTLDPEVT comes from the coding sequence ATGACGGACGAGGAACCCACGGCCCCGGAGATACTCGACCGCGTCGCGGACGCCTTCTTCGCGCTCGACGACGCGTGGCGGTTCACCTACCTCAACGACCGCGCCAGGGAGCTGCTGGACCGCGACGGCGAGGGGCTGCGCGGGCGGGTCATCTGGGACGTGTTCCCCGAGACGGCCGACACGCCGTTCCCGAACCAGTTCCACCACGCGATGGACGAGGGCGAGGACGTCGCCTTCGAGACGTTCTACAACCCGATCGGGACGTGGTTCGAGGTGCGCGCGTACCCCTCCGACACCGGGCTGTCCGTCTACCTGCGGGACGTGTCCGAGCGCAAGCGCCGCGAGACGGAGGCGGACCAGCACGCCGCCATCGTGGAGGCGGTCCACGACGGCGTCGTCACGGTCAACGCCGACGACGAGATAGCGTACGTCAACCGCGCCGTCGAGGCCACGTTCGGCGTCCCGCGGGACCGCCTCGTCGGCACGCCCGTCGCGGCGCTCCACCGCGTCGCGACCATCGACGAGGGGAGCACGGCGGCGCTGGTCGACGCGCTGTCGGCGCTCCGGGCCGGCGAGGACGGCGAGCGCCGCGTCGAGGCGACGTTCGAGATGGCCGACGAGTCGACCCACGTCGGGGAGGTCCGGCTGGTCCGCATCCCGGGGACCGACGGCGGCGGCGTCGCCGGCGTGATCCGCGACGTGACCGACCGCCGCGAGTACGAGCGCGTCGTCACGTCGCTCCACGGCGTGACCCGCCAGCTGTACGAGGCCGACACCCCGGAGGAGGTGTGTGCGGTCACGGTCCACACCGCCTCGGAGCTGCTGGACATGCCAGTCAGCGGCGTCTGGCTGCTCGACGAGGAACGGGGCCACCTCGACCCCGTCGCGGCCACCGCCGGCGCACACGAGCTCATCGGCGGGCTGCCGCGGTTCGGCCGCAACGAGGGGCTGGTGTGGGAGGCCTACCACGGCGGCGAGTCGGCGCTGTACGACGACGTCCGGGCGGCGACCGACGTGTACAACCCGGACACGCCGATCAGAAGCGAGATCATCGCGCCGATCGGCGACCACGGCGTGTTGATGACCGGCGCGCGGACCGTCGGCGCGTTCGACGAGCGGGACCGCGAGCTGGCGGAGATACTCGCGGCCCAGGCCGAACTGGAACTGGACCGGGCCGAGCGCGAGCGGCTCCTCTCCGAGCGCGAGACGGCGATCACCCGGCAGTCCGAGCGCCTGACCGCCCTGCGGGAGCTGCTGGACGGGGAGGTCGGCGACGAGGTCGACGCCGCGCTGTCCGCAATAGAGGGGGCCGTCCTGGACCCGGAGCGGGCGGCCGAGGTTCAGTCCGCACTGGCCCGGGCCGACCGGCTCGTCGACGACGCCGCGGAGCTGTCGACGGCGCGGACGGCGCTCGGCCCGCGCACGACGGTAAACGTCGCCGACGCCATCGCGGCCGCGGGCGAGAACGTCGTCGACGACGAGACGGTCCCGGTCGCGGGGCTCTCGCTGACGGCCGACGACGACGCGACGCTCCGGGCGGACCGCGACCGGCTGGTGAAGCTGTTCGAGGCCCTGTTCCGCTGGTCGCCGGACGGCCGCCGGGCAGACGTCCGGGTCGGCCTGCTCGCGTCGGCCAAGGCCCGGTCGGTCGCCGACGGCGGGTACCCGTCGGGGTTCTTCGTGGAACGTGCGGACGCGTCGGCGGAGTGGGACGGGGAGCGCATAACCGACCCGACGACGGGGCCGGTTGGACCGTCGATAGCGCGGGAGATAGCCCGCGCCCACGGCTGGGAGTTCTCGACGGCGACGACGCCGGCGGGGACGCTCCGGTTCGAGGTGTCGGGCGTGACGACGCTCGACCCCGAGGTCACGTAG